A region from the Hypomesus transpacificus isolate Combined female chromosome 11, fHypTra1, whole genome shotgun sequence genome encodes:
- the LOC124473324 gene encoding actin-related protein 2-B → MDSQGRKVVVCDNGTGFVKCGYAGSNFPEHIFPALVGRPIIRSTAKVGNIEIKDLMVGDEASELRSMLEVNYPMENGIVRNWDDMKHLWDYTFGPEKLNIDSRNCKILLTEPPMNPTKNREKIIEVMFETYQFTGVYIAIQAVLTLYAQGLLTGVVVDSGDGVTHICPVYEGFSLPHLTRRLDIAGRDITRYLIKLLLLRGYAFNHSADFETVRMMKENLCYVGYNIEQEQKLALETTVLVESYTLPDGRVIKVGGERFEAPEALFQPHLINVEGVGVAELLFNTIQAADIDTRSEFYKHIVLSGGSTMYPGLPSRLERELKQLYLERVLKGDVDKLSKFKIRIEDPPRRKHMVFLGGAVLADIMKDKDNFWLTREEYQEKGVRVLEKLGVTVR, encoded by the exons ATGGACAGCCAGGGGAGGAAAGTGGTGGTTTGTGACAATGGAACTGGG TTTGTGAAGTGTGGTTATGCAGGGTCCAACTTCCCAGAGCACATTTTTCCTGCACTGGTGGGCAGGCCCATTATCCGCTCCACAGCTAAAGTGGGAAATATAGAAATCAAG GATCTAATGGTTGGGGATGAGGCCAGCGAGCTGCGCTCCATGTTGGAGGTGAACTACCCCATGGAGAACGGCATCGTCAGGAACTGGGACGACATGAAACACCTGTGGGACTATACCTTTGGCCCCGAGAAGCTCAACATTGACTCACGCAACTGCAAGATCCTGCTCACCGAGCCACCGATGAACCCCACTAAGAACAGGGAGAAGATcatcgag GTGATGTTTGAGACGTACCAGTTTACAGGGGTCTACATTGCTATCCAAGCTGTGTTAACCCTATATGCTCAAG GCCTTTTAACTGGTGTGGTGGTGGACTCGGGCGATGGCGTCACCCACATCTGCCCTGTGTACGAGGGCTTCAGCCTGCCCCATCTGACCCGACGCCTTGACATTGCTGGGAGAGACATCACCCGCTACCTCATCAAG TTATTGCTCCTGAGGGGCTATGCCTTCAACCACTCGGCCGACTTTGAAACggtgaggatgatgaaggaGAATCTGTGCTACGTGGGCTACAACATCGAGCAGGAGCAGAAGCTGGCCCTGGAGACCACCGTGCTGGTGGAGTCCTACACG CTCCCTGATGGTAGGGTGATCAAGGTGGGAGGTGAGAGGTTTGAGGCCCCTGAGGCTCTGTTCCAGCCCCACCTCATCAACGTGGAGGGCGTGGGGGTAGCAGAGCTTCTCTTCAACACCATTCAGGCAGCAGACATCGACACCAG GTCTGAGTTCTACAAACACATTGTGTTGTCGGGGGGCTCCACCATGTACCCCGGCCTGCCCTCTCgactggagagagagctcaAGCAGCTCTACCTGGAGCGCGTGCTAAAGGGAGACGTTGATAAGCTTTCG AAATTTAAGATCCGCATTGAGGACCCTCCTCGGCGTAAACACATGGTCTTCCTGGGAGGGGCTGTGCTTGCAGACATCATGAAGGACAAGGACAACTTCTGGCTCACCAGGGAGGAGTACCAAGAGAAGGGCGTACGAGTGCTCGAGAAACTCGGAGTCACCGTCAGAtaa
- the aftphb gene encoding aftiphilin isoform X1, with the protein MEPDIMPMYSSSPPPLDDEDEASTEEDEDDFREFRGFCGAGSDSFSFPKFTHLPPSDLNQPSQAAAEHFANSGNRISQLGDSIPESHSVEKSQPTSTITTGVCRAHQQKEQCCNREHHKSLSNVLSEGETFRHSTFGTNSVSAPGAHSLSEEPGFVELSVFSETQVHPWCCGFTPSGTAKDWGDRAESTNREECLKTKQQTVTDCELRSVAGERVRDRTIIHHCEQRDTGFTHPPQDHRLKAPASLSFPSEVLDSGDEDLEDLRSEDRTPSLSQSIHLKKAPELVVGKSDEEKEVEIDSEEIEQSASPLNNTVSESSSEDFASFCDAVSPVGVEDFGDFVQTIDTPLPPAPEKKEVVSGYLREETEIQLEEERENIRDAGISPSQLNASLEESRIQGEEECSADLNQNQREVGDKDLDQAQDSGVREWAQIGLPPSDSFADFCSAPSDQEECLEGEAGGDWVAFDVMGAPTEFVATWADFGDPGSSAGQKEDETEDKICQRDTAAKREQASFSRQLHRLLQDCFHAVKIQQEKEEEEEEDVCVPSLGALLQHHDAQPEDGEKQQEEEEPHYAAHWVPRGVWRQPCEVHDAFGLKFQWGGSHSNRILLHCLGMDTRNILFTGQTKQPVIVPVFAANLGMLEPTKESVKAAGQTAETAQVLPGSQETRRALFSDSAQASFLTSQCDRTSSGLSNPQGASGGTFVLNLDYFGPVEDCGSSSSSSRSSSPPPGVDRELYELTTAKLEPRINSSHLEETFNRLMTSMEITSTATSNREPQQDKDLSAEAAAVVCEVPDLSFMRAKVLMFPSILIPPEGYSTALK; encoded by the exons ATGGAGCCAGACATCATGCCCATGTactcctcctcgcctcctccACTGGACGATGAAGACGAGGCAAGCACagaagaggatgaggacgaCTTTAGAGAATTCAGGGGGTTTTGTGGGGCAGGGTCTGACAGCTTTAGCTTCCCCAAGTTCACTCACCTGCCCCCATCAGACCTCAACCAGCCCAGCCAAGCTGCTGCAGAGCACTTTGCTAACAGTGGAAATAGAATTTCTCAATTAGGGGATTCCATCCCTGAATCTCACTCTGTGGAGAAATCCCAACCCACCTCCACCATTACCACTGGAGTATGCAGGGCTCATCAACAGAAAGAGCAGTGCTGTAACAGGGAACACCATAAGTCCCTCTCCAACGTGCTCTCAGAGGGTGAGACCTTCAGGCATTCAACCTTTGGGACCAACTCGGTTTCTGCACCGGGTGCCCACTCTTTAAGCGAGGAACCCGGGTTTGTGGAACTGTCTGTGTTCTCAGAAACTCAAGTACATCCTTGGTGCTGTGGCTTCACACCCTCTGGTACTGCAAAGGACTGGGGGGATAGAGCCGAAAGTACAAACAGGGAAGAATGCTTGAAAACCAAACAGCAGACAGTCACAGACTGTGAGCTGCGATCCGTAGCAGGAGAAAGGGTCAGGGATCGCACAATCATCCATCACTGTGAGCAGAGGGATACAGGattcacacaccctcctcaggaCCACCGCCTAAAGGCTCCCGCtagtctctctttcccctcagaGGTGCTTGATTCTGGGGATGAAGACCTGGAGGACCTTAGGAGTGAGGACAGGACGCCAAGTCTGAGCCAGTCTATACATCTTAAAAAGGCACCTGAACTGGTAGTTGGAAAGtcagatgaagagaaagaggtagagataGATAGTGAAGAAATAGAGCAGAGTGCCTCTCCTCTAAACAACACAGTCAGTGAGTCTTCAAGTGAGGACTTTGCTTCgttctgtgatgctgtgtctccAGTTGGCGTGGAGGATTTTGGGGACTTTGTCCAGACGATCGATACTCCTTTGCCACCTGCTCCAGAGAAAAAAGAGGTGGTGTCAGGTTACCTCAGGGAAGAGACTGAGATCCAgttggaagaggagagggagaacatcAGGGATGCTGGGATTTCCCCCAGCCAATTAAATGCCTCTTTAGAGGAGTCCAGGATACAAGGGGAAGAGGAGTGCTCTGCAGATCTCAACCAAAATCAGAGAGAGGTTGGGGATAAAGACCTTGACCAAGCCCAAGACAGTGGAGTGAGGGAGTGGGCACAGATTGGCCTCCCCCCCAGTGACAGCTTTGCAGACTTCTGCTCGGCACCCTCAGATCAGGAGGAATGCTTggaaggagaagctggaggagactGGGTGGCGTTTGATGTGATGGGGGCTCCGACTGAGTTTGTGGCCACCTGGGCAGATTTTGGAGATCCTGGTAGTTCGGCTGGGCAGAAAGAAGACGAGACGGAGGACAAAATATGTCAGAGGGACACTGCCGCAAAAAGAGAGCAA GCCTCATTTTCTAGACAACTCCACAGACTTCTTCAGGACTGTTTCCATGCAGTGAAGATCCaacaggagaaagaggaggaggaggaggaggatgtgtgtgtgcccagccTTGGGGCATTGCTACAGCACCACGACGCTCAGCCTGAAGATGGAGAGAagcaacaggaggaggaggaaccccACTATGCAGCCCACTG GGTTCCGAGAGGTGTGTGGCGACAGCCCTGTGAAGTCCATGACGCCTTTGGCCTGAAGTTCCAGTGGGGGGGTTCCCACAGCAACAGAATACTACTCCACTGCCTGGGCATGGATACCAGAAACatt CTTTTTACTGGACAGACCAAGCAACCAGTGATAGTTCCTGTCTTTGCAGCCAACCTC GGTATGTTAGAGCCCACCAAAGAGTCAGTGAAAGCAGCAGGGCAGACAGCTGAAACTGCACAAGTACTTCCTGGATCCCAGGAAACAAGAAGAGCTCTCTTTTCAGACTCGGCACAG gCATCGTTCTTGACCAGCCAGTGTGACAGGACCAGCAGTGGCCTTAGCAACCCTCAGGGCG CCAGCGGAGGCACCTTTGTGTTAAACCTTGATTATTTTGGGCCTGTGGAGGACTGTGGGtccagcagtagcagcagcaggagcagcagcccTCCACCAG GGGTAGACCGTGAGCTGTATGAACTGACCACAGCAAAACTGGAACCCAGAATTAACAGTAGCCACCTTGAAGAGACCTTCAATCGCCTTATGACCTCTATGGAGATAACCAGCACTGCTACAAG TAACCGAGAACCACAGCAGGACAAAGATCTGAGTGCGGAAGCAGCTGCTGTGGTGTGCGAGGTACCTGATCTGTCCTTCATGCGGGCCAAGGTCCTGATGTTTCCCAGTATCCTCATACCACCAGAGGGTTATTCCACAGCACTGAAGTGA
- the aftphb gene encoding aftiphilin isoform X2, protein MEPDIMPMYSSSPPPLDDEDEASTEEDEDDFREFRGFCGAGSDSFSFPKFTHLPPSDLNQPSQAAAEHFANSGNRISQLGDSIPESHSVEKSQPTSTITTGVCRAHQQKEQCCNREHHKSLSNVLSEGETFRHSTFGTNSVSAPGAHSLSEEPGFVELSVFSETQVHPWCCGFTPSGTAKDWGDRAESTNREECLKTKQQTVTDCELRSVAGERVRDRTIIHHCEQRDTGFTHPPQDHRLKAPASLSFPSEVLDSGDEDLEDLRSEDRTPSLSQSIHLKKAPELVVGKSDEEKEVEIDSEEIEQSASPLNNTVSESSSEDFASFCDAVSPVGVEDFGDFVQTIDTPLPPAPEKKEVVSGYLREETEIQLEEERENIRDAGISPSQLNASLEESRIQGEEECSADLNQNQREVGDKDLDQAQDSGVREWAQIGLPPSDSFADFCSAPSDQEECLEGEAGGDWVAFDVMGAPTEFVATWADFGDPGSSAGQKEDETEDKICQRDTAAKREQASFSRQLHRLLQDCFHAVKIQQEKEEEEEEDVCVPSLGALLQHHDAQPEDGEKQQEEEEPHYAAHWVPRGVWRQPCEVHDAFGLKFQWGGSHSNRILLHCLGMDTRNILFTGQTKQPVIVPVFAANLGMLEPTKESVKAAGQTAETAQVLPGSQETRRALFSDSAQASFLTSQCDRTSSGLSNPQGGVDRELYELTTAKLEPRINSSHLEETFNRLMTSMEITSTATSNREPQQDKDLSAEAAAVVCEVPDLSFMRAKVLMFPSILIPPEGYSTALK, encoded by the exons ATGGAGCCAGACATCATGCCCATGTactcctcctcgcctcctccACTGGACGATGAAGACGAGGCAAGCACagaagaggatgaggacgaCTTTAGAGAATTCAGGGGGTTTTGTGGGGCAGGGTCTGACAGCTTTAGCTTCCCCAAGTTCACTCACCTGCCCCCATCAGACCTCAACCAGCCCAGCCAAGCTGCTGCAGAGCACTTTGCTAACAGTGGAAATAGAATTTCTCAATTAGGGGATTCCATCCCTGAATCTCACTCTGTGGAGAAATCCCAACCCACCTCCACCATTACCACTGGAGTATGCAGGGCTCATCAACAGAAAGAGCAGTGCTGTAACAGGGAACACCATAAGTCCCTCTCCAACGTGCTCTCAGAGGGTGAGACCTTCAGGCATTCAACCTTTGGGACCAACTCGGTTTCTGCACCGGGTGCCCACTCTTTAAGCGAGGAACCCGGGTTTGTGGAACTGTCTGTGTTCTCAGAAACTCAAGTACATCCTTGGTGCTGTGGCTTCACACCCTCTGGTACTGCAAAGGACTGGGGGGATAGAGCCGAAAGTACAAACAGGGAAGAATGCTTGAAAACCAAACAGCAGACAGTCACAGACTGTGAGCTGCGATCCGTAGCAGGAGAAAGGGTCAGGGATCGCACAATCATCCATCACTGTGAGCAGAGGGATACAGGattcacacaccctcctcaggaCCACCGCCTAAAGGCTCCCGCtagtctctctttcccctcagaGGTGCTTGATTCTGGGGATGAAGACCTGGAGGACCTTAGGAGTGAGGACAGGACGCCAAGTCTGAGCCAGTCTATACATCTTAAAAAGGCACCTGAACTGGTAGTTGGAAAGtcagatgaagagaaagaggtagagataGATAGTGAAGAAATAGAGCAGAGTGCCTCTCCTCTAAACAACACAGTCAGTGAGTCTTCAAGTGAGGACTTTGCTTCgttctgtgatgctgtgtctccAGTTGGCGTGGAGGATTTTGGGGACTTTGTCCAGACGATCGATACTCCTTTGCCACCTGCTCCAGAGAAAAAAGAGGTGGTGTCAGGTTACCTCAGGGAAGAGACTGAGATCCAgttggaagaggagagggagaacatcAGGGATGCTGGGATTTCCCCCAGCCAATTAAATGCCTCTTTAGAGGAGTCCAGGATACAAGGGGAAGAGGAGTGCTCTGCAGATCTCAACCAAAATCAGAGAGAGGTTGGGGATAAAGACCTTGACCAAGCCCAAGACAGTGGAGTGAGGGAGTGGGCACAGATTGGCCTCCCCCCCAGTGACAGCTTTGCAGACTTCTGCTCGGCACCCTCAGATCAGGAGGAATGCTTggaaggagaagctggaggagactGGGTGGCGTTTGATGTGATGGGGGCTCCGACTGAGTTTGTGGCCACCTGGGCAGATTTTGGAGATCCTGGTAGTTCGGCTGGGCAGAAAGAAGACGAGACGGAGGACAAAATATGTCAGAGGGACACTGCCGCAAAAAGAGAGCAA GCCTCATTTTCTAGACAACTCCACAGACTTCTTCAGGACTGTTTCCATGCAGTGAAGATCCaacaggagaaagaggaggaggaggaggaggatgtgtgtgtgcccagccTTGGGGCATTGCTACAGCACCACGACGCTCAGCCTGAAGATGGAGAGAagcaacaggaggaggaggaaccccACTATGCAGCCCACTG GGTTCCGAGAGGTGTGTGGCGACAGCCCTGTGAAGTCCATGACGCCTTTGGCCTGAAGTTCCAGTGGGGGGGTTCCCACAGCAACAGAATACTACTCCACTGCCTGGGCATGGATACCAGAAACatt CTTTTTACTGGACAGACCAAGCAACCAGTGATAGTTCCTGTCTTTGCAGCCAACCTC GGTATGTTAGAGCCCACCAAAGAGTCAGTGAAAGCAGCAGGGCAGACAGCTGAAACTGCACAAGTACTTCCTGGATCCCAGGAAACAAGAAGAGCTCTCTTTTCAGACTCGGCACAG gCATCGTTCTTGACCAGCCAGTGTGACAGGACCAGCAGTGGCCTTAGCAACCCTCAGGGCG GGGTAGACCGTGAGCTGTATGAACTGACCACAGCAAAACTGGAACCCAGAATTAACAGTAGCCACCTTGAAGAGACCTTCAATCGCCTTATGACCTCTATGGAGATAACCAGCACTGCTACAAG TAACCGAGAACCACAGCAGGACAAAGATCTGAGTGCGGAAGCAGCTGCTGTGGTGTGCGAGGTACCTGATCTGTCCTTCATGCGGGCCAAGGTCCTGATGTTTCCCAGTATCCTCATACCACCAGAGGGTTATTCCACAGCACTGAAGTGA